Proteins encoded together in one Cellulomonas gilvus ATCC 13127 window:
- a CDS encoding LGFP repeat-containing protein: protein MSLGTHRPADALTTPSARPRRTVRRALALVLTAALALLVVPPAHAATTTSLTLTMDKTPRSGESIWFSGTWKVNGKGTSNKTISLDYRRKGSTRWTSAGTTRSRAGGAWALRYKPAASYEYRARAEAWGSTPGALSPYRQARFVSNKRSIESRVNVLGWRAGTSNGLRTVDVPGTQKVRYDSRTTMLLVEVTTSERVRTWTVEGEIRKAYTAKGSATGELGYPLGDARCRLLDNGCLQRFRNGVIYDNAFESPVVLLGKKHSVLEVIAVARSQVGYAAPASNISRYNTWVGTTNAWCSIFQSWVGAASGHESTIRTYGNFPDFHSWAVRSLGRKSAPTIGAIAFFDTHTSDGVSAATHAGLVIGYSSNAIYTIEGNTSNPATGTGRGVYYKTRPRSMPMYYVYPQY from the coding sequence ATGTCGCTCGGAACCCACCGTCCCGCAGATGCCCTCACGACCCCCTCGGCGCGTCCGCGGCGGACGGTCCGACGCGCGCTCGCGCTCGTGCTGACCGCGGCGCTCGCGCTGCTCGTGGTCCCGCCCGCGCACGCCGCGACGACGACGTCGCTCACGCTGACGATGGACAAGACGCCGCGCTCGGGGGAGTCGATCTGGTTCTCGGGCACGTGGAAGGTCAACGGCAAGGGCACCTCGAACAAGACGATCTCGCTCGACTACCGCAGGAAGGGGTCCACGCGGTGGACGTCGGCCGGCACCACGCGCTCGCGTGCCGGCGGCGCATGGGCGCTGCGGTACAAGCCCGCCGCGAGCTACGAGTACCGCGCCCGCGCGGAGGCGTGGGGCTCCACGCCGGGAGCCCTGAGCCCCTACCGCCAGGCGAGGTTCGTCTCGAACAAGCGCTCCATCGAGAGCCGCGTCAACGTCCTCGGCTGGCGTGCGGGCACGAGCAACGGGCTGCGCACCGTGGACGTGCCGGGCACCCAGAAGGTCCGCTACGACTCACGCACGACCATGCTCCTGGTGGAGGTCACCACGTCCGAGCGGGTGCGCACGTGGACGGTCGAGGGGGAGATCCGCAAGGCGTACACCGCCAAGGGCAGCGCGACGGGTGAGCTGGGCTACCCGCTGGGCGACGCACGCTGCCGGCTGCTCGACAACGGCTGCCTGCAGCGGTTCCGCAACGGCGTGATCTACGACAACGCCTTCGAGAGCCCCGTGGTCCTGCTGGGCAAGAAGCACTCGGTGCTCGAGGTGATCGCGGTCGCGCGCTCGCAGGTCGGGTACGCGGCGCCCGCGAGCAACATCTCGCGCTACAACACCTGGGTGGGCACGACGAACGCGTGGTGCAGCATCTTCCAGTCGTGGGTGGGTGCGGCGTCCGGGCACGAGTCCACGATCCGCACCTACGGCAACTTCCCCGACTTCCACTCGTGGGCGGTGCGTTCGCTGGGCCGCAAGTCCGCGCCGACGATCGGCGCGATCGCGTTCTTCGACACGCACACGAGCGACGGCGTCTCCGCGGCGACGCACGCCGGCCTGGTCATCGGGTACTCGAGCAACGCGATCTACACGATCGAGGGCAACACCTCGAACCCGGCGACGGGCACCGGCCGTGGCGTGTACTACAAGACGCGGCCGCGCTCGATGCCGATGTACTACGTCTACCCGCAGTACTGA